Below is a window of Metamycoplasma cloacale DNA.
GTTTCTGGTCTTAAATATGTTTGGTTTGCTGATGAATCAATTGCACCCATTTGTGTTTTAAACATCAAATTGAATGGTCTTATTGATGTTCATTCAGTTTTTTCTCCGTCAAATTCTTTAACATTTGTTTTAATGATTTCTTCTAATTCACTAAATGTTGCTTTTTCAACATTAATGTTTGGAAATAAATCTTTAACAATATGATCGGCACGATATCTTTTACCATTAACTTTATTTTCAATTAAATAATCTGCGAAATTATCAATATGTCCACTTGCTTTTCATACAAGAGGATTGGTGATAATTTTTGAATCAATTTGATAGTTATTTTCTCTTTTAATAAATTCTCTTACTCATAATCTTTTAATTTCCGTCATCATTTGTGTTGCGAGATTTCCGTAATCTCATGTATTGACAACACCACCATATATTTCGGCATTTTGATAGACAAAACCCGATGTTTTTAAATGATTAATAATTTCTTGTAAATTCTTTTGTTGATTATCATTCATATAGTAACCTTTCATTTATGCTTCTAGACATACATAAATTACTTAAAATTTTACTACAATTTATTAATATATAAAATATATTTAATAAAAGATTGCGAAAGATATGATAAATATTGTTAAAAGAAATGAAATTCAAAAAAGTTTTTAAATTCAAGAAAATGAAAAAATCTATTCATTTTTGAATGTTTTTTATTGATTTCATTGTTTTGGAAGTCAATATTTTCATAAGAGAATTTTTGCATATTAACTTCCATTTAAAAAACACTTATTTTTTAATTAAGAACTATTGCAATTTTGTTTTGCACTACACACTTTTACTTGATTGATTTCTGGAAAGATATAAAAATAATTTATAATTTATATAATGAAATGTTTTAAAGTAATAGGAGCGACATGAAAAAATCTAAAAAAATTTTATTAACCTTTGCAAGTCTATCATTGGGGTTGCCAATATCTTTACCTTTAATTGCTGCATCATGCGATAAAAAAGAAAAGAAAGAAGAAGTTATTGATTTTTCTGAATTTGAATCTCTAAACAAAACTTATAATGAAAAATTAGCAAGTCTTGATACAAAACTTTTATCAGTTACTAACGAAAGTATTAAAGGAAGCATTCAAAAGTTTCCAACATTCAGTAAAGAAACTATAAAAACAAAAGAGCAATTAATTGACACAATGAAACAATTAAGAGTGTCATCACAACTTATAGATATAACTACAAAATACATTGATAAAATAATTGCATCAGTTGATGAGCCTGTTTCAGATGATGTGGAAGTAAATAAAGCAGAAGTTACTCAATTAACAGAAAGTTATAATCTTAAAGTTCAAAAAATAAAAGACTTATTAATTTCTCACGGACAAGAAATAATTATTAAATTATTAATTGAACCATTTTCAAAATTAATTGAAAAACAACCAGAAACAGATGCTCAATATGGCATTAAAGTATCAGAAATGAGAACATACAACCTAATGATGGACATGATGTATGAAATTTTCGAAATAAGCCTTCAATCATTGTAAAAAAATATAACATTAACAAATGTTGTATTCCATTGTATAATTAAGTTGTGAGTGCAGTATTAATTTATTTAAATATAAAGACGACATAGCATACATTTATTATATATAAATGTTTGTTATGCGTTTTTTTGTAATTAGAAAGAGGGATTTTATGTTGGATATGGTTTTAATTCAAAAAGTTAGTGACGGTAAAACAACTCCAGAAGATTTTTTGAAAATATATGAAAAAATGGATGCAAAATCTAAAGAAATGATTTTTTTAGTTTTCTACAACGCTTTATTACTAAAAGAAGAAGATTTCAGAAAAGTTATTAATTTAGATACATTTGATTTATCTAAAGATTTAAAAATACAATTCAAACAACGGATCCATTGAGATGCCTTAATGGGTGATTTTGAGAAAAAATACAAACGTATTAGACATAGTTTTTTACAAGAAAAAACCTATGTTGAATTTTTGTCTTTCATTGAAGAAATATTAAAAGACAAATTTAAAGATTATTTATATTACAAAGAAAAACAACATGAATTGGCATTGGCTGGTGCTGCGTTAAGTTTATTAAGTAATGTACCATTCATTGGTTGGTTAGTTTCAATCGCTTCGATTTCATGTTATACAGGTTCATTAGCTATGGGGTCAATGGCTATAAAAACTAAACATAACATTCAAAATATTGAAAACGAACTGGAAGAATTTACAAATTATTGATTAGAATTTGGGACCATTGAAAATCCAACAAACGAACAATTACGAAAGTTTGACGAACGATTAAGAAATTTTTATATTACATTATCAAACACAATTCAATTCAAAACTCTAGAGGATAGAGCAATATTTGATAATTTATTTGTAAATTTATATACAACATCAGAAACTAAAACTGATCAAAACAAAATTATTGATAAAAAAACAATGTGCGACTTATATGCAATTTTTCTCAAATATAATAAAACCTTTCAATATAGATATAAATTTGATAAAAACGATGAAATAAGTATATTTTTTACAACGGTAGACATATTAATGGGACTTTATGGTTTTGTTGATTTGTTAAATTCACCTAATTCATTTTTCTCTTGAAATCTAAAAAGTTTCAAGGAGCTGTCAGTTACGGAACCTCTACAATTTACTTACCAAATAAGTCAAACCATATTTGAAAATATATCTAAGGAAAGAGAAGAAAAAATTTATTCACATATGTATGATTTCTACGAACATCTAAAAAATGCTTTCGAAAATTTTTGAATGTCTCCTAGAGAATATAAAGATGAAGTCATTTTTCTAAAAAGAATTATGAAAGCGATAAGCACTTCTTACGTATTAAGATATCACTTGGGTCGCTGAGAATCTGAAATGGAACATATGCTTGAAGGTATAGAAAGATTATTACCATGAGATTATTATATGAACATTTATTCAATATATTAAAATGATTAGTTTAAAACCAATATCAAAAACAAAACAAATTATAATCAAGAAACTTTTAGAGAATGAAAGATTAAAAACATATTATAAAAAACTTAAACGATTTTTAGTGTTTTATTTATGAACAATAATTTCTTTTATCGCTTCTTTTTCTTGTTTTATATATTTAATTGCTACCTATAGTTATAATAGCAAAGAAGATAATCATAATATAATTGTTCAGATAATAATAGCAGTAATTGCTTTAGTTTCAATTGTTATACATTCTATTATTTTGTTTTTTTGAAAAAAAGAGCCTTTGTTTTTAATAACTGCATATTTGTGAAAAAGAACCAATTATAAACGTTATAAGTTTTATTTTATATTAATTATTTCTACTTTTTATATGTTATTTATTTCAAGACGGCCTAAATGGTTTACACTTAAATACTCACAGTGAGCCAAAGCAATTGATACGTATATAGATTATGATAGATTAAAACATCTAAGTATGTTAGACAAAGATAATGAAGAAAAACAAAATAGTAAAAATAGTTAAATCAATTCAATCTCGTTATTCTAGCGCAGTGCTTCAAGGCAGTTTTGTATTCTTTTTAAAACAATATATCACAAGAATTCCAAACGATATAGATATATTATTCACTAACAATTCTTTAAAAATAAAAAATAAGATTTTTAGAAAAATTAAGCAACGATTTAGTAATTTTGATCCATTTGATACAGAATGTAAATCGCATTTTGAAATATGTACCAAAAATGATAAAGACCCTATTATCGTTGAGTCAATTTTAGCTAAAACAATTAAAAAGAAATATATTGAAGATTATAAAGGCATTAAAATAACGAATGATTGTTATTTAATATCATCTAAAATATGTCAAATTTTAAGCAATTTCTATTTATATGATTATTTAAATAAAAAAGCTAGAGAATTTAAAATCAACAACGCAATAAATGACTTGTGTAGTTTATTGGAAAAACATAATGATAAATTGAATAAATCAATAAATTTTTCATTAATATTAGACAATATAGAGATGAATTTATATTATGACCTTCTTGCTACAAAATATCATTACATTAATTATTTAAATGATCCAAAATTTCTTAGTTTTTTAAAAGAAATTAATACTAATAATTCATTGAAAATTTTAAAGATCATAAATAACATAAAAATTAATATTCATAAAATTGAATTCATTAATAAAATATTTAAAACTAGAGATTATTTTATGAATGAGATTCTATATAAATTTCAGTTATTAAAGAAATTTAGGTTTGATAAAAATTATGGTTTAACATTTTATATCAAACATGATTTATTAGCTTTAAATCAATTAATTCAATTTATTCGCAATGAATTTAAAGAATATCAAATTGACTTTCACAATTCCATTATTGCTAAATGAATTAATCAAATTATGCAATATAAAGACAATAAGATTGAATTTGATTTTTATAAATTAATTAAAATATTGTTTAAATACGGAAAATAAATTCAAATTAACGCAATGAGTTATACTCATTGTTTTTTAATTAATTCTGTTTATGTGTATATGGTTCATATATAATATTAATATTATGTTAGATTTTATACAAAAAAGAATGCAACGTTCAATGGAAAAATTGAATAAAAAAATCACCATTGAAGAAGCTGATATATTAGAAGTTTTAAGAGAAGTTAAATTAGCATTACTAGAAGCCGACGTTAACCTTGAGGTTGTTAAGAATTTCACAAAAGAAGTTAAAGAAAAAGCTTTAAATAGTCAAATTATTGGTAAATTAAACAAACAACAAACTGTTTTAAAAATTTTCAAAGACGAACTTACAAGAATTCTTGGAACAAAAAGTTGTGAAATTAAAATGAAAAGTAATCCAACTGTGATTATGATGGTTGGATTACAAGGTTCTGGTAAAACAACAACATCTGCTAAATTAGCTTCATATTTAAGAAAGAAGAAAATGTGTCAATCTCCTTTATTAGTTGGAGATGATATTTATCGTCCAGCAGCGAGAGAACAACTTGAACAATTATCTAAACAAATTGATACTAACTTTTATACAGAAGATATCAATGACGCAGTTAAAATTGCAGTTAATGCTAAACAATATGCAATTGATAATAAACATGATTTAGTTATTATTGATACAGCCGGTCGTTTGGCAATTGACGAAACTTTAATGCAAGAACTACAAAATATCAAGAAATACACCCATCCAGATTACATCTTTTTAGTTGTCGATGCAATGTCAGGTCAAGATGTGATCAACGTAGCTAAAATCTTTAACGAACAATTAAGCGTTGATGGAACTGTGATTACTAAATTAGATAGTGATGCAAGAGGTGGAGCTGCGTTATCAATTACTCATTTACTTCAAATCCCAATCATTTTTATTGGGGTTGGTGAAAAAATTAATGGATTAGAACAATTCCATCCAGATAGAATGGCAGATAGAATCCTAGGAATGGGTGATGTTTTATCATTAATTGAAAAAGCTTCAGAAGAAGTTGATGAAAAAATGATGAAGAAAATCGGATACAGAATGGTATCTGGAAAATTTGACTTAAACGATTTAATGAATAGTTTAGAACAAATTAAAAAACTTGGAAAAATGAAATCATTGTTAAAAATGATTCCAGGTCTAGCTGGTAAGATTGACGATGCAAAAATTGAAGAAGCGGAAGAGAAATTCCATGTTTATAAAATATTAATGGATTCAATGACACAAGCTGAAAAGAAAAACCCTAAATTATTGAAAAATAGTGAAAGAAAAGAAAGAATTCTTAAAGGTAGCGGACGTACTGCGCGTGAATATAATTTATTATTAACTGATTTTGATCGTATGTCAAAACAAATGAAAGATTTTGCAAGTGGTAAATTACAACTAAAACCAGGATTATTTTAATTATGTTAGCAAGAGTATTTGGAAAAATCATTATTTGAATTAATACTATCTTTTTAATTCTTCTTTCATGTTTGGGAATTATATCTGGTGCATTGATGTTAAAACATCAAGCTATGGTATATGAAAAATACCGTATTCATGTAACTGATGGTACGAATGTACCATTAATTGACAAAGCTTTAACTTTAACTAACAAAATTGATCCAAGTAATCAAGAAGATCCAGAATCTTATTTATATATGTTAAATCAAGCAAATAATGATATCAATGAATTTGTTACACGTTTGCAAGAGGTATATAATAATCCACAAGTTACACCAGATATTAAAGAACAAATTCAAAATGCAATTAATAGCATTACTTCAGTTCAAAATAATTACATCAAACCATTTATTGATCAAAATGAAGCAACATATCAAAATCTAACAGAAATTGCTAAAAACATCAAAGAACCATTGCAAAAAATTAAAGATAACATCTTAAAATATGCAACACCTGAGAAAATGGAGAAAACATATCATACTATAGCGATTGTGTTTATCGCAGTAGGTTCTTCTATTGTATTTATTATTCTATTGCTTGTTGTATTACGTTTTGCGTTGTATAAATCAGTTTATGGCATTTTAGTATCTAGATTTTCATTTAAAGAAAAATTAGCAATGAAAATTAATAAAATCTTAAATAAATACCCAGAAATACGTCATCAAATTATGTAAAAGAAAAGTTGGATTTAAACGTCCAACTTATATTTTATTTTTCTTAATGATATTAATGATTTTAATAATGTGTTTATTCATTTTTGAACTTAAGACAATAAAGCTATAAAAGCTAAATCAATTTCTAATTTTAAAAACGTTTTGTTTAGCGTGTTTTTTAACAATTAAGTCATATAATGAATAGCTTTTAATTTTATCAATGAATTTCACAAACATATTATTTAAATGTTTGGTGTTATATTTTAAGATATACAACACATTTTTAACACTTTTAGTTAGTTCAACTTCATCATCTGATGTCATTGATACACGCATAAACATTTTAAATGTTTTGATAATGAAATCAATGGTTTTATCAATGTTTTCCTCTGATGTGATTTCAATATATATTTTGTCAAAATGTTTGATTAAATTATATTTATTCTTAATAATGAAATAATTCCATAATTCATCAAAAGAATTTAATTCTGAATAAGATGTTGAATTATTTATAATACTTTCTACAATAAAATTTATTGCTTCTTTGAAAGAATTTAAAGAAGAAAGATATTCTCTAATTAATATAAAGTTTTTATTGTTATTAAATTGGAAAATAAAATCTAAAATATTTGTATTCATTGCATCATTAACTAAAGCATTAATAATTTCTTTAATTTCAAATTTAGTAGTTTCAATTACTGAAGTATTAAAAAACTGTTTTACAACATCATAGATTAATTTTTGATCCGTGTTCAAAATGTTTTTTCATTCGTTTTTAATTATTTGAGCTGTAATTTTTTCATTATCGTTACGAATATTTTTTTCTAATTGATTTTGAAGAATAAATAATATTTTTTCACTTTTTTGGTTTTTAAAAAGAGTTAAAAATATTTCCTTTGCACGTGTTTGATTTGAAAGATATTTTAAAATTAAATCAATTGATTGATATTGAATATCAGATTGGCTGAACTTATGTTCAATTGCTTTAGATACAATTTCTTGGATGTTTTTAGAACCAAATTTTACTAATGCTTCAATATAATAACCAATGTTATAAAAAGGTTTTGTAATTGAATTATATTTAATTTCATCATCTGAATCGATGAAAATATTGTAATTCAGATTGCAACCATAAACACTAAAGAATAATTCAACATTAGAATTATTTTTGAAAAGAGGAGTATAGTAATTCAAATCATTTATTCAATATTCTGGATTTAATATATATGATTGAGCAAATTCTGGATTTTTAATATTGAAAACAATTTTGTCTTTATTTAAAGAAAGTTTCGTGTATAAATCTAATGCAATTTTTTTATACCCTTTTTCTGTATGAAAAACGTTAAAAATGTTACTTGAACATAAATCTTTATGTTTATAGATAAAATCATTATCACATGCATCAATATAATTAACATTGCATACTTGAGCAACATTTTTAGCTACATCATTAATGGTGTTAATGAAAGCTTTAATAGATAGTTCGCTACTATATTTTTCCAAGGTAAAAAAGTTTTGAAACATTTCATCTAAATAAATCAACATATGTGGGTATGAAACTATATAAATGTTTAAATTAGGATTAACTGATTTGATAGAATAAATTAAATTTATATATTTCTCTTGAAAAACATTAGCTGTATTTTTTATATATTCATTTATCTCTTCAATAATTAAAGCTTTTTTAGCTAAATCTTCTTCTTTTTTAAAATTATTAATTAACTTTAAGGGAATGTTAAAGAATAATTCATCCAATCCTAAAGAGATGGTTAATAAATTGGCATTGACAATTTTTTCTGAAACAATTTTGAAATCATCATTGTTGTAATTTCAATGATTAAAATATGATGATAAAAAGTTTTTAAATGGATTTTTTACATTTCAATCTAGTAATTGATTGATTTCTAAAATATTTAATAAATTCTTTAAATCTTTTTTATTGTAACTAATTAAGGCATTTCAAAAATCTAGTGTAGAACCAACTAGTGCAAAATTATCAAAAGATTCAATTCCTTCTTTTGCATGTAACTTAATTTGACGCGCTAAAAAACTTGGATATGATAATCCAGTAATTTCACCGTTTTTTAGTTTTCCTCATGAAGGAAAACCAAATTTGGTATTAAAACCTGTTGCAAATGTATCACCAATTGCAACATATCTAATATGATCAATTTTGTTTCTTTTATTAGTTAATTCATGTTTTTGAAATTCCATATTTCATCCTTAATCGTAAATAATTGAATCTAAATTTTTAAAATAATTAATTAATTGATTAATTGCTTTATTTGTATCATATACTTCGTTTTTCAGCAACCAGTTATTATTCTTTGCATATTGTTCTATATTAGCAAAGATTTCATCTTCGTTTAATGTTGGAGTTAAATTGATATCGATTAATTTTGATGGATATGTTTTACTAATTAATTGATATAGTGCAACAATTAATTCATTTTGATTTAAAGCTTCTAATCTAATTGAACCAACTATAGCTAATTTAGCACCAACTTCATCACTACTAATTTTTGGCATTAATAGACCTGGGGTATCTAGTAGCATATAGTTTTTACAATTAATTCATTGTTCTGCACGAGTTACACCAGCTGTAGCACCAACTTTAGTAACTTTAGATTTTGCTAATAAATTAATTAAAGTACTTTTACCAACATTGGGTACACCTACAACAATACATTTCAATGCAGGAGTTAATTTACCCTTTGCATCATTTTTTTTCTTAAATTCATTATAGAAATTATTTAAAGCAGAGTTAATTTGTTTGTATGCTTGATTGCTTTTTAAGTTAGTTAAAATAACTTTACCTTTTGTTTGATATTCACTTATATATTTTTGAATTTTATTAATATCAGTTTTATCTGATTTATTTAATATAAATAAAATAGGTTTGTTATTAGCGATTTTATATATCTCGTTATTAAAACTGCTAATAGGAATTCTACTATCTAAGACAATGATAAAAACATCATATAATTTCTGTTTTTTCTCTAGATTTTTAAACTCCTTAGCCATATGACCGGGAAATCAATGTATCATTACAAACCTCCTTATTTTTGTAGTATAAAATCTTTACCTTTTTGCACTTCGTATTTTGAAAGATTATCAAAGTTGTTTTGACGAGAAATTTCGTATAGCAAAATTGCAACTGTATTTGCTAGATTTAAACTTCTACAATCTTGTCACATTGGAATTCTTAAACAGTTATCAATATTTGTTTGCATAATTGATTTAGGAATACCAGTACTTTCTGTCCCAAACATTATTCATAATTCGCCATTGTGTTCTTTTGCCTCTTTTACATAATCAATTTCTGCATAATTATTCAATCCATAACGAGTGATATAAAAGATATTTTTATGACCATATTTATTATAGAAATCTGTATAACTATTATGAATTTCATGTTGAATTTCACTTAGAAAATGTCCTGCACCATTTCTTTTCATTCAATGTGGATGAATATCAAAAGCAACAGGTTTAATGATATGTAATTTAGCTTGTGTTGCAAAACATGTACGAATGATATTCGACGTGTTTGGTGATATCTCTGGTTGGTATAAAACTATATTAATCATGCTTAAAATTATAGCAACATAATTTTTTTAAAATCTAAAAAGCAAATAACTAAAATAATAAATTATTTTAAAAAGGAGACATAAACTCCTTTTTTAGTTTTTATTGCTATGATATTTTTATATAGAATCTTCTTCAATTATTTCAAATATATTTTTAAACTTTATGTGATTTTGATAACTTGAATTATTTAAAAGTTCATTTAATTTATCAATTGTACTGAAACCCCTAAATTCAATATTTGAATTATTTTTTCATCTGCAAACTATCATTGTTAATGAACTGGATTTCATTTCGTTTTGGTCTTGTAGAAAGTTTTTAATATATTCATTATAAGAATTTAATATATTCTCAGTTTTTGTATCATCAATGTCTTTTTCATTTTTAATTTCAATAATAATTTCATGTTCTTTTTTATTGCTTATGTATTTAATTATTAAATCTGGGTATGAATTAAATATATCATTCATATTGAAATATTCGAAATTAATACCATCATGTACTGGGTTTTTAGCTCATAAACGAATATTGTTTTTAAATTTATCAATATTATCTAGTGCTTCTTTTAATTTATCGAAAACAGCTCGTTCAGCATTAGAATCAAAATAATGAAATCCATTATCCCTTTCTATTATGTTATGGTAAGCATATTTGAATTCTTTTTCATCGATATATAAATTATTATTTGTTTTATCGTTGGTAATAAGCAAATCAGTATTAACTGGTAGTTTACAATATTTATGTTCTAAAATATATTCTTGATTTATATTTTTATTTTTGCTTTTTTGTTTTATATCATTAAATATCTCATTGAATTCATTTATGTAATGGCTGAAAATTATGAATATAAACATTTGAAAAGATAATTGAGTTATTTTTAAATCATTAAATAATTCCAGTAAAAACTCTTGTTTTATTAAATGTTTATATTTCTGTAATTGTTCAATATTAAACAATTCTAATTCAATTAAATTGTTAATTTTCTTTTCGACATAATTTCTTATATTCCCATTATTATCTTTAATTTCTTTTAAACGTCCAATAATATATTTATGGTTTAATTCAAATTCTTTTTTTTCATAAAAATATTCAATAATTTTTTCTCTATTATCACTAATTAATTTTGAAATTTTTTCAATATATTCTTGGTTATTTAAAATAACTTCATTAAAACCGCGGTTTATTCTTCCGACTGTGAAAGTTTCATTTTCAAATTGATTAAATAATTTAAGATAAACCCTTTTAAACTCTTGTTGTTTTTCTAAATTATTATTACTGTAGATATAATAATTTCATCTAATAGAATTCTTATCATTAAACAGATCAGTTGGTTCATATGAGGGATTGGGATTTCTTTTAATTCTTCCTAAAACTTGTGTATTTAAAGTTGTTGATGAAACATTTCTTAATTGAACAAGCATACATGCTCTAGGAATATTTCATCCAGTAGCAGGCCCAATTTTAAAAATTATTACATCAACAGGTGATAATTTATCAGATATTGATTTTAAATTATAATTTCCTCTTAATTTTGTTTTAGATGAGGAATTGTCATTACTAAAATATGTTATATATTGTAAGTTGTGTTTTTCTAAAATATTAATGATATTATCTAAGTTTTGCTTAAATTCTTTTTCTTTATTTGCATATTTATCATCAATTTGAATTAACATTGCAGGATTAATTCCAATTAATGATGGTTCATTAATAACATCAGCGTATTGTTGTTTAATTTCTTTAAATTTTAAACATGCAATATTCAAAAGTTCTTCATCATCAATAAAATCCTTCCGTTGTATTTGTTCAAGACCTTCATTATAATGCAAATTTGTTTTTAATAATTTAATAGAATCACTCATTAGTTCTTTTTCATCAATAATAACTTGTTCAGATAGTCCTTTGGGTGTTGCAGTCATTTTAATAATGTAATCAGCATATAATTGAGTTTTGTATTCAAAAGAAGCTTCAGTGGATAATTTATATATATTTATATTTTCATTTAGATTTTCAACATATATTGATTTTTTGGTTGTATCACCACCGTGATGCGCCTCATCACGAATATATACTAATTTATATCCAGCATCTTTTATTTCTTTTAGAAATGCTTCATATATTCCATATTCCGTATATATTCTGTTTTTGCCAAAAGAAGATGCTCCGAATATATAAATGGTATTTGGATAAAGTTTAATATGATAATTAGAATCTGTTTTGTTTGATTTATTAGAAATAGACGGTGATTCATATCTTAATACTTTGGGAAGATCTAATAAATATTCACGATAATCATTTAAATTATTCTCCATTTGTTTAGGTAATTCAGATGAAGATAAAGTAGCTATTATATAAACAATATTTTCATTATTATTAATTGCATATTGATTTATTTGTGTAATTAAATTTGCAATCATAAATGTTTTACCAGCACCTGTTGGTGCTTTAAATTCAATTGTTTTATTATATGATTCATTATTAGTGATGACGTTTTGAAATTTATTAAATAATTGATTAACAGCTTTAAATTGAATGTGTGTTAATTTCATAATTATTATTTAGTTTGAGGTTTTAATGCTGTTAATTTTCTTAATAAATCATCATCTTTGTATTTTTCATCATTCGTTTTAATACCAAAATCATTTAACTCTTTTAATAATGATTCTTTAATTGATTTATTATCGTTTGAATCACTGAAAATATCCACATTAGAATATGAAGTGCGATAAACATCTAAATGATTATTGTAAGATTCATTATTTTCTGTTCAATCAAAGTTTTCTTTTTCAGAACCAAAACCATGATTAATTCTGTATAGACGTTCATAAGCTATCTTTTTGCCAATATTATTCTCATTATTTGTTACCAATGTGAATGTTCTATTTCCACCATCTTGTCTATTCAATTCTAAAATGGCATGGCCAGTAGTTCCTGATCCTGCAAAAAAATCTAATATACGTGCATTTATGTTGGGGTGTCTATCAATTATTCACATAATTAAATCATATGGTTTTGCATAATTAAAATTTACTTCTCCAAAAATGGAATTTAATACTCCATTACCTGTTTTACGGGTATCGAATTTTTGTATTGTTATAGGATCTCTAGTAAATTTCTCTCTATTTTTAATATAAGGAAATAGAATACCATTTGAATCTTTTTTAAATTCAATTTCTGTTTTTCAATCCTTTAAAAACCTTTCATAACTTCAATTTCAAACAGTATTTTTATTTTTTCTTTTACCAGGTCTTATTGGAACATAACCTTTTTTTGTTAGTTCTTCATCATATTCTTGAGAGTATACTAAAGTGTTAGTATCGTATTCAAATTTTACTTTTACATCATTTAATTCTTTATTGTAATATATTGTGTAACCTCTATTTCTGTTATCTTCTAAATATGAATTAATTGAATTCAATTTGTTACTTAATGCATATCCTCCGAATTCATCAATATAATTATATTTATTGGAATTTTGCATTTTTTCTTTATTAAGTTCAAATTTAGAAATGTTTTTTGCATATGCTTCGACAAATTCGTGTGTCTTTTTAAAATAGTTACCCAATGTTGTTCCTTGAGATGTTT
It encodes the following:
- a CDS encoding site-specific DNA-methyltransferase gives rise to the protein MWRIKEFNRHREREREREQAHSAYYDVIYIDPPYNTESAKTDGNTVADNNENISANKFIYRDKFSRNGWLNMMNERLQLAHQLLKEDGVIFVSIDDNEQAYLKVLMDDIFGEENFLTTIVFDKTSQGTTLGNYFKKTHEFVEAYAKNISKFELNKEKMQNSNKYNYIDEFGGYALSNKLNSINSYLEDNRNRGYTIYYNKELNDVKVKFEYDTNTLVYSQEYDEELTKKGYVPIRPGKRKNKNTVWNWSYERFLKDWKTEIEFKKDSNGILFPYIKNREKFTRDPITIQKFDTRKTGNGVLNSIFGEVNFNYAKPYDLIMWIIDRHPNINARILDFFAGSGTTGHAILELNRQDGGNRTFTLVTNNENNIGKKIAYERLYRINHGFGSEKENFDWTENNESYNNHLDVYRTSYSNVDIFSDSNDNKSIKESLLKELNDFGIKTNDEKYKDDDLLRKLTALKPQTK